Sequence from the Curtobacterium sp. MCLR17_007 genome:
GCAGCTGCGCCTGGGGTCCGGCGGACACCGCGACCACCGGCAGCAGCCCGAAGGCGACGACGAACGGCGCCACCGACCACACGGAGCGCTTCAGGCCGGCGTCGTAGGCCCATCCGGCGGCGACGAGCACCAGGTGCGCGAACGCGGCCACCGGCCCGAGGAACAGCGACAGGACGACCGCGACGGCAGCGGTGCCGAACGCGGCGTTCCGGACGGCACGCTTCGACACCAGGCCCTGTGCGACGGGCTTGTCCGACCGCCCGACGGCCCGGTCGCGGTCGGCGTCGATCCAGTCGTTCGCCAGTCCGATCGACAGCTGCCCGGCGACCACGGTCAGTGCGACCAGGACGACGAGCCCCACCGGGTGCCCGACCGCGGCGGCGATCACGGCGGCCAGGACGGTGACCGTGACGGTCGGGCCGGGGTGCGACGAGGCGAGGAGCAGGCGCACCGGGGACGACATGCCCAGAGCCTACGGACCGGCCGCGCGTCTGCGGACAGGCTGCGGGCTGCGGGCTGCGGTCGACCGACGGGCTGCGGACGACGGTGGTCAGGCGCGGTCGTGCAGCGTGACGTGGTAGCCGTCCGGGTCGGCGAAGGTGAACGTCCGGCCGAAGGGACCGTCGATCGGGTCGGCGACGACCGTGTGCCCGCCGGCGACCAGGGCGTCGTGGATCTCCTGCACCCCGGTGGCGTGCAGCCAGACCGCGGTGCCGATGCCCGGCTGCGGCGTGCCGGCGATGTCGGTGCCCGCGACGACGTCGCGCAGGGCGAATGCGATCGGCGTCGTCGTGAAGACGACCGCGTGGGGCGGCCCGGCCGGCGAGCGGACGAGACCGAGGTACTGCTCGTAGAACGCCTGTGACGCGTCGAGGTCGGTGACCTGCAGCGAGACGAAGTCGGGACCGGTGACCGGCATGGGATGCTCCTTCAATCTGTGTCAGTTGTCTGACACAGAGGACTGTATGTCAGACTACTGACATGAGTCAAGGCGACGATGCGATCGACCTCGAGACGTCGATGGGGTACCTGCTGAAGGAGGCCTCGAGTGCGTTGCGTACCGCGATGGAGGCCGCACTCCGGCCGCTCGGCATGACGGTCACGCACTACTCGTGCCTGGAGCTGCTCGCGCAGCGGCCGGGCCTGTCCAACTCGGAGCTCGCGCGCGGCGCCTTCGTCACCCGGCAGTCGATGAACGTGCTGCTGCAGACGCTCGAGCGGGACGGCGTGGTCTCGCGGGCGACGCGGGCACCGGTCGGCAAGGCGCTGCCGACCGAGCTCACGGCGCAGGGCCGGCGAGACCTGGCCGCGGCGACCGCGGCGGTGCGCGGCGTGGAACTGCGGATGCTCGACGGCATGGAGGCCGACGAGCAGGTCGTGGCGACCCGGGCGCTCCGCAGCATGGTCCGGGCGCTGCGCGGCAGCTGAGTGAGCTGTGCCGGCCGGCGACATCCGGGCAGCGCTGTGTGGCCGCGGAATCCGGGCGCGACGACACCGGACGTCGTGGAGACTGGGGAACGTGTCAGTGACTG
This genomic interval carries:
- a CDS encoding UbiA family prenyltransferase, which codes for MSSPVRLLLASSHPGPTVTVTVLAAVIAAAVGHPVGLVVLVALTVVAGQLSIGLANDWIDADRDRAVGRSDKPVAQGLVSKRAVRNAAFGTAAVAVVLSLFLGPVAAFAHLVLVAAGWAYDAGLKRSVWSVAPFVVAFGLLPVVAVSAGPQAQLPAVWAIATGAVFGVAIHCTNVLPDLVDDAATGVRGFPHRLGLHAAGVVAFGALVVAAGLVLFGQLTGDDPVSGPGVVLAVVGTVAVVVLAAVGIRLVLTGPPTRTLFRLVIASSLVLVVELGLAGARLVA
- a CDS encoding VOC family protein gives rise to the protein MPVTGPDFVSLQVTDLDASQAFYEQYLGLVRSPAGPPHAVVFTTTPIAFALRDVVAGTDIAGTPQPGIGTAVWLHATGVQEIHDALVAGGHTVVADPIDGPFGRTFTFADPDGYHVTLHDRA
- a CDS encoding MarR family transcriptional regulator is translated as MSQGDDAIDLETSMGYLLKEASSALRTAMEAALRPLGMTVTHYSCLELLAQRPGLSNSELARGAFVTRQSMNVLLQTLERDGVVSRATRAPVGKALPTELTAQGRRDLAAATAAVRGVELRMLDGMEADEQVVATRALRSMVRALRGS